A single Actinomadura algeriensis DNA region contains:
- a CDS encoding arylamine N-acetyltransferase family protein, translating into MTEDLGLGWRGDALDLPAYLKRVGLGADLPPTEATLRALHRAHITSVPFENLEIMLGRPIAVDLESVQAKLVDRPRGGYCFEHSGLFAAVLERLGFEVRGLVARVMMGADKLRPTTHGILRVRLPGQAPDEPGWLADTGFGAGPLEPVRFVDGAEDDQDGWGYRLRRGDTHAWELHHRTPDGWMRRHMFDENEAYRVDFEALNFYVYAHPHSPFTTRPFVQRFLPDSHHVLDGTTVTVTRPDGSVETRAHTPAALPDVLASDFAITLEGDDPGRLVAWLEARA; encoded by the coding sequence ATGACCGAAGACCTCGGCCTCGGCTGGCGCGGCGACGCGCTCGACCTGCCCGCCTACCTGAAGCGGGTCGGTCTCGGCGCCGACCTCCCGCCGACGGAGGCGACGCTGCGCGCCCTGCACCGCGCGCACATCACGTCCGTCCCGTTCGAGAACCTGGAGATCATGCTGGGCCGGCCGATCGCGGTCGACCTGGAGTCCGTGCAGGCCAAGCTGGTCGACCGGCCGCGCGGCGGCTACTGCTTCGAGCACAGCGGCCTGTTCGCGGCGGTGCTGGAACGGCTCGGCTTCGAGGTCCGCGGGCTGGTCGCACGCGTGATGATGGGCGCGGACAAGCTCCGGCCGACCACGCACGGCATCCTGCGCGTCCGCCTCCCCGGCCAGGCACCGGACGAACCGGGCTGGCTCGCCGACACGGGGTTCGGCGCGGGCCCGCTGGAGCCGGTCCGCTTCGTCGACGGCGCGGAGGACGACCAGGACGGCTGGGGCTACCGGCTGCGGCGCGGCGACACCCACGCGTGGGAGCTGCACCACCGCACCCCGGACGGCTGGATGCGGCGGCACATGTTCGACGAGAACGAGGCGTACCGGGTCGACTTCGAGGCGTTGAACTTCTACGTGTACGCGCACCCGCACTCGCCGTTCACGACACGTCCGTTCGTCCAGCGGTTCCTGCCCGACTCGCACCACGTGCTGGACGGGACGACCGTCACCGTGACGCGTCCGGACGGCTCCGTCGAGACCCGCGCGCACACGCCCGCCGCACTCCCGGACGTCCTGGCCTCGGACTTCGCGATCACGCTGGAGGGCGACGACCCGGGACGGCTCGTCGCGTGGCTCGAAGCGCGGGCGTGA
- a CDS encoding BTAD domain-containing putative transcriptional regulator gives MRFGVLGPLAVWAGDGTALRVPETKVRAVLAALLVEPGRTVSADRLVDALWGDRPPRNPAGTLQARVSQLRKVLDDAEPGARALIVTRPSGYALDAEPDAVDAGRFAALLVRARDTADPLARARLLGDALALWRGPAFADFADAAFVREAIVELEERRLVALEEHAETRLELGEHAALAAELAGAVARAPLRERLRAAHLRALHRAGRRGEALTGYHDLRERLAEELGVDPSPELSELYQEILEDRPAEPVRPRPAVRLPVPLDELIGRDAAVARARAALREHRLVTLTGAGGVGKTRLALETAGRAAADHPDGVWFVELAPERARTAADVAEPVARTLGLRDEPADPGAGIVDRLADALRGRRALLVLDNCEHVAESAAELAGRLLAGAPGLRILATSREPLGVPGERLQVVPPLDLPGARTSPDELRRSGAVRLFVARASAAAPGFALDAATAPWVASICRRLDGVPLALELAATRVRALGVRELAAALDDRFGVLGGARRGPERQRTLRATIDWSWGLLAQDERAALRRLAVHAGGCTADAAAEVSGADLDVLARLVDRSLVVRGADGRYRLLESIAAYGLERLREAGEEAGLRLRHARYLVELAERAAGGLRGPDQRRWLGRLDAEAAGLRAALGHAPPDLALRLVNALAWYWFLRGRFGEARGAFADVLSVAPDGPGRLEAETWLAAMTMASGESSDSDELRRAALERCKGADEFARAKAQWLLSRVHWAYGDLQAGHQRVNEALAVFRARADRWYTASALATRAMLAIGRGDVAAMRADAAESLEIFDALGDPWGRLESTDVLAQHAEITGDYAAATGLLRAGLRLAEDLGMWPEASFRLAGLGRIALLTGDLGEAHDLHDRALCTATRHAAKSAEEFAEVGLGLVARARGEPAAAEAHLRAPLGWLRAIGGTAGIAFVHAQLGFLAEERGDADAALALHTEGLAAARATGDPRAIALALEGLAGARSLAGLHDEAVRLLREAAGLRASSGAPLPPGERREVDRISGRIMDALGVSPFDGYIPERTLP, from the coding sequence ATGCGCTTCGGGGTGTTGGGGCCGCTCGCCGTGTGGGCGGGCGACGGGACGGCCCTGCGGGTCCCGGAGACGAAGGTCCGCGCGGTCCTCGCCGCCCTGCTGGTCGAGCCCGGCCGGACGGTCTCGGCCGATCGGCTGGTCGACGCGCTGTGGGGCGACCGGCCGCCGCGCAACCCGGCCGGGACGCTGCAGGCGCGGGTGTCGCAGCTCCGGAAGGTGCTGGACGACGCCGAACCGGGCGCGCGGGCGCTCATCGTGACCCGTCCGTCCGGTTACGCCCTGGACGCCGAGCCGGACGCGGTCGACGCGGGACGGTTCGCGGCGCTGCTCGTCCGGGCGCGCGACACCGCCGACCCCCTCGCGCGGGCGCGGCTGCTCGGGGACGCGCTCGCGCTGTGGCGGGGACCCGCGTTCGCCGACTTCGCCGACGCCGCGTTCGTCCGGGAGGCGATCGTCGAGCTGGAGGAGCGCCGGCTCGTGGCGCTGGAGGAGCACGCGGAGACCCGGCTCGAACTGGGCGAGCACGCGGCGCTCGCGGCGGAGCTGGCCGGGGCGGTGGCGCGCGCGCCGCTGCGGGAGCGGCTGCGGGCGGCGCACCTGCGCGCCCTGCACCGGGCCGGGCGGCGCGGCGAGGCCCTCACCGGCTACCACGACCTGCGCGAGCGGCTCGCCGAGGAGCTGGGCGTCGACCCGAGCCCCGAACTGTCGGAGCTGTACCAGGAGATCTTGGAGGATCGCCCCGCCGAGCCGGTGCGCCCGCGTCCGGCCGTCCGGCTGCCGGTGCCGCTGGACGAGCTGATCGGACGGGACGCGGCGGTGGCGCGGGCCCGCGCGGCGCTGCGCGAGCACCGGCTCGTCACGCTGACCGGCGCGGGCGGCGTCGGGAAGACGCGGCTGGCGCTGGAGACGGCCGGACGGGCGGCGGCCGACCATCCGGACGGCGTGTGGTTCGTCGAGCTGGCACCCGAGCGGGCCCGCACGGCGGCGGACGTCGCCGAGCCGGTCGCGCGGACGCTGGGCCTGCGGGACGAACCGGCCGATCCGGGCGCGGGGATCGTGGACCGGCTCGCCGACGCGCTGCGCGGGCGCCGCGCGCTGCTCGTCCTCGACAACTGCGAGCACGTCGCCGAATCGGCCGCCGAGCTGGCCGGGCGGCTGCTGGCGGGGGCGCCGGGGCTGCGGATCCTCGCCACCTCGCGCGAGCCGCTCGGCGTCCCGGGCGAGCGGCTGCAGGTCGTGCCGCCGCTGGACCTGCCGGGCGCCCGCACGAGCCCGGACGAGCTGCGGCGGTCCGGGGCGGTCCGGCTGTTCGTCGCGCGGGCGTCGGCGGCGGCGCCGGGGTTCGCGCTGGACGCGGCGACGGCACCGTGGGTCGCGTCGATCTGCCGGCGGCTCGACGGCGTGCCGCTGGCGCTCGAACTCGCGGCGACGCGCGTCCGGGCGCTGGGGGTCCGGGAGCTGGCGGCGGCGCTGGACGACCGGTTCGGGGTGCTGGGCGGCGCCCGGCGCGGCCCGGAGCGGCAGCGGACGCTGCGCGCGACGATCGACTGGAGCTGGGGGCTGCTCGCGCAGGACGAGCGGGCGGCGCTGCGGCGGCTGGCGGTGCACGCGGGCGGCTGCACGGCGGACGCGGCGGCGGAGGTGTCGGGCGCGGACCTCGACGTGCTCGCCCGGCTGGTGGACCGTTCCCTCGTCGTGCGGGGCGCGGACGGCCGGTACCGGCTGCTGGAGTCGATCGCCGCGTACGGGCTGGAGCGGCTGCGGGAGGCGGGCGAGGAGGCCGGGCTGCGGCTGCGGCACGCCCGCTACCTGGTGGAACTGGCGGAGCGGGCGGCGGGCGGGCTGCGCGGCCCGGACCAGCGGCGGTGGCTCGGACGGCTCGACGCCGAGGCGGCCGGGTTGCGCGCGGCCCTCGGGCACGCGCCGCCGGACCTCGCGCTCCGCCTCGTGAACGCGCTGGCCTGGTACTGGTTCCTGCGGGGCCGTTTCGGCGAGGCGCGAGGCGCCTTCGCGGACGTCCTGAGCGTCGCGCCGGACGGTCCCGGGCGGCTGGAGGCGGAGACGTGGCTCGCCGCGATGACGATGGCGTCCGGGGAGAGCTCCGACTCCGACGAGCTGCGCCGCGCCGCCCTGGAGCGGTGCAAGGGCGCCGATGAGTTCGCCAGGGCGAAGGCACAGTGGCTCCTGAGCCGCGTGCACTGGGCCTACGGCGACTTGCAGGCGGGCCATCAACGCGTGAACGAGGCTTTGGCCGTCTTCCGCGCGCGCGCCGACCGCTGGTACACGGCCTCCGCGCTGGCCACCCGCGCCATGCTCGCCATCGGACGCGGCGACGTGGCGGCCATGCGGGCCGACGCGGCCGAGAGCCTCGAAATCTTCGACGCGCTCGGTGACCCGTGGGGACGCCTCGAGTCGACGGACGTCCTGGCCCAGCACGCCGAGATCACCGGCGACTACGCGGCGGCGACCGGGCTGCTGCGGGCCGGGCTGCGGCTGGCCGAGGACCTCGGGATGTGGCCCGAGGCGTCCTTCCGGCTGGCCGGGCTGGGCCGGATCGCGCTGCTCACCGGCGACCTCGGCGAGGCGCACGACCTGCACGACCGCGCGCTGTGCACGGCGACGCGGCACGCGGCGAAGTCCGCCGAGGAGTTCGCCGAGGTCGGGCTCGGCCTGGTCGCGCGGGCGCGCGGCGAACCGGCCGCCGCCGAGGCGCACCTGCGCGCCCCGCTCGGCTGGCTGCGCGCCATCGGCGGGACGGCCGGGATCGCGTTCGTGCACGCGCAACTCGGGTTCCTCGCCGAGGAGCGCGGCGACGCGGACGCGGCGCTCGCCCTGCACACCGAGGGCTTGGCGGCGGCCCGCGCGACCGGCGATCCGCGCGCGATCGCGCTCGCCCTGGAGGGCCTGGCCGGGGCGCGGTCCCTCGCGGGCCTGCACGACGAGGCCGTCCGGCTGCTGCGCGAGGCCGCCGGGCTGCGGGCGTCGTCCGGGGCGCCGCTGCCGCCGGGCGAGCGGCGGGAAGTCGACCGCATCTCCGGAAGGATCATGGACGCTCTCGGCGTTTCCCCATTTGACGGATATATCCCCGAGAGGACGCTTCCATGA
- a CDS encoding NAD(P)-dependent oxidoreductase, with the protein MKAPVTVVGLGPMGRTMAETFLKNGHPTTVWNRTASKATPLVEQGATLAATPAEALAASELVVISQTDYKAMYDSLDGAEMKGRVLVNLSSGSPDELRRAAEWVEGKDAALLTGGVMVPPPGIGQPDAYIMYSGPEELLDRHRDTLRVLGDTTYVGADVGLSNLYYQAQLYLFWSTLTAYIHSIAMLQSAGVSAEQFRPFATETVTALGADGPMGFLRIIAEEVDAGHSPGGENSMLMMAISADHAVEAAAQAGIDTVGPRALRDLFWRTVDAGHGSDGLSSVIEVIRKGA; encoded by the coding sequence ATGAAAGCTCCGGTGACGGTCGTCGGCCTCGGCCCCATGGGCAGAACGATGGCGGAGACGTTCCTGAAGAACGGCCACCCGACCACCGTGTGGAACCGCACCGCGTCCAAGGCCACGCCCCTGGTCGAGCAGGGAGCGACCCTTGCCGCGACCCCGGCCGAGGCGCTCGCCGCGTCCGAACTCGTGGTCATCAGCCAGACCGACTACAAGGCGATGTACGACTCGCTGGACGGCGCCGAGATGAAGGGCCGCGTCCTGGTGAACCTCAGCTCCGGCAGCCCGGACGAACTGCGCCGTGCGGCCGAATGGGTCGAAGGCAAAGACGCCGCACTGCTCACAGGAGGCGTCATGGTGCCGCCCCCGGGCATCGGCCAGCCCGACGCGTACATCATGTACAGCGGCCCGGAAGAACTCCTGGACCGGCACAGGGACACTCTGCGCGTGCTCGGCGACACCACCTACGTCGGTGCCGACGTAGGGCTGTCCAACCTGTACTACCAGGCGCAGCTCTACCTGTTCTGGTCCACGCTCACGGCGTACATACACTCGATCGCGATGCTGCAGTCGGCGGGCGTGTCCGCCGAGCAGTTCCGGCCGTTCGCGACCGAGACCGTGACCGCGCTCGGCGCCGACGGGCCGATGGGCTTCCTGCGGATTATCGCGGAGGAGGTCGACGCGGGGCACAGCCCCGGCGGGGAGAACAGCATGCTCATGATGGCCATCAGCGCCGACCACGCGGTCGAGGCCGCGGCGCAGGCCGGCATCGACACCGTGGGCCCCCGCGCGCTCCGCGACCTGTTCTGGCGCACCGTCGACGCCGGGCACGGCTCCGACGGCCTGAGCAGCGTCATCGAGGTGATCCGCAAGGGCGCCTGA
- a CDS encoding Fic family protein has translation MTDDALAAWLRVRGEVPWAALGAVEAPVAGSRDGAEHHVRTVVQARSRARADGMLAALRLVRRDVREGRDLDFALLARWQRHVLGAPDVPYRRTDAFAKGGRERYGVRPRAGFDACMADARPGDVPVTSRAARAYLDVCFFHPFADGNARAALLALVFVLGRDGIVLGRLGPLPVVARRADDPVAAVELVRLLHILVRQSGRGVRRPCGSPR, from the coding sequence ATGACTGACGACGCGCTCGCCGCGTGGCTGCGGGTGCGCGGCGAGGTGCCGTGGGCGGCGCTCGGCGCCGTGGAGGCCCCGGTGGCGGGGTCGCGGGACGGCGCCGAGCACCATGTCCGGACGGTCGTGCAGGCAAGGTCCCGCGCGCGCGCCGACGGCATGCTCGCCGCCCTGCGTCTGGTCCGGCGGGACGTGCGCGAAGGCCGCGACCTCGACTTCGCGCTGCTCGCCCGGTGGCAACGGCACGTCCTGGGCGCACCGGACGTGCCGTACCGCCGGACGGACGCGTTCGCGAAGGGCGGTCGCGAACGGTACGGGGTGCGGCCCCGGGCCGGGTTCGACGCGTGCATGGCCGACGCGCGGCCCGGGGACGTGCCGGTCACGTCGCGTGCGGCCCGCGCGTACCTCGACGTGTGCTTCTTCCACCCGTTCGCCGACGGCAACGCGCGGGCCGCGCTGCTCGCGCTGGTGTTCGTGCTCGGCCGGGACGGGATCGTCCTCGGCCGCCTGGGGCCGCTTCCCGTGGTCGCGCGGCGGGCGGACGACCCGGTGGCCGCGGTCGAGCTCGTCCGGCTGCTGCACATCCTCGTGCGGCAGTCGGGGCGGGGCGTCAGGCGCCCTTGCGGATCACCTCGATGA
- a CDS encoding TetR/AcrR family transcriptional regulator — MAEHSGPVRRTPRAQVRRRLLDEAARAFAEHGYDDARIDDIAHAAGFTKGAVYSNFGGKQGLFAAILDAGADAELQDVMAGIDDGADRAAVLDRVARMVARRIVDDTGRAQLGLEFAARAGRDESTREVLAPLRRAQRDAASRSIGEVAERTGARPSIDPELAALILHCLTNGLTNERVADPETISPELVERALAAVLTMLLPPNDRPTPAPCSCSPTL, encoded by the coding sequence ATGGCAGAGCACAGCGGACCGGTCCGCCGCACGCCCCGCGCACAGGTGCGGCGGCGGCTCCTCGACGAGGCGGCGCGGGCGTTCGCCGAACACGGCTACGACGACGCCCGCATCGACGACATCGCGCACGCCGCCGGATTCACCAAGGGCGCCGTCTACTCGAACTTCGGCGGCAAGCAGGGGTTGTTCGCCGCGATCCTCGACGCCGGCGCCGACGCCGAACTCCAGGACGTCATGGCCGGGATCGACGACGGCGCCGACCGCGCCGCCGTCCTCGACCGGGTCGCCCGGATGGTCGCGCGCCGCATCGTCGACGACACCGGACGCGCGCAGCTCGGCCTCGAGTTCGCCGCCCGCGCCGGGCGCGACGAGAGCACCCGCGAGGTCCTCGCCCCCCTGCGCCGCGCCCAGCGCGACGCCGCGTCCCGCTCGATCGGCGAGGTCGCCGAGCGCACCGGCGCACGCCCGTCCATCGACCCCGAGCTGGCCGCGCTGATCCTGCACTGCCTGACCAACGGCCTGACGAACGAGCGCGTCGCCGACCCCGAGACGATCTCCCCCGAACTCGTCGAACGCGCGCTGGCCGCCGTCCTGACCATGCTCCTCCCACCGAACGACCGACCGACCCCGGCACCCTGCTCCTGTTCGCCGACCCTCTGA
- a CDS encoding DUF4097 family beta strand repeat-containing protein → MTVFDLPARRTLAAAGGVLALAAALGGCGASAADAEPERRSFGPVPVRLTIDVTGGALDVRPAPVDQVRVTRRFDRWLVVGGDAGSTWRLRDGTLTLATDCNTIIGGCDVRYEVLVPERVAVAVQGENGAVTATGFRSDLKVRTDNGAITVTGAAGGLDLETQNGEVRASGSASRQVKAVSQNGEVALSFAAVPDRVRVETDNGAVKVEVPEDRYRVTTRTDNGDVRADVPDDPGGTHAIDVRTGNGSITLRTAAP, encoded by the coding sequence ATGACCGTGTTCGATCTCCCGGCTCGCCGGACGCTCGCGGCGGCGGGCGGCGTCCTCGCGCTGGCCGCGGCGCTCGGCGGCTGCGGCGCGTCGGCGGCGGACGCCGAACCCGAACGGCGGAGCTTCGGCCCCGTCCCCGTGCGGCTCACGATCGACGTGACGGGCGGAGCCCTCGACGTCCGTCCGGCGCCCGTCGACCAGGTGCGGGTCACGCGCCGGTTCGACCGGTGGCTCGTCGTCGGCGGCGACGCCGGGTCGACGTGGCGGCTGCGCGACGGGACCCTCACGCTCGCGACCGACTGCAACACGATCATCGGCGGCTGCGACGTCCGCTACGAGGTCCTGGTGCCCGAACGGGTCGCGGTCGCCGTCCAGGGCGAGAACGGGGCCGTCACCGCGACCGGGTTCCGCAGCGACCTGAAGGTCCGCACCGACAACGGCGCGATCACGGTCACCGGCGCGGCGGGCGGCCTCGACCTCGAGACGCAGAACGGGGAGGTGCGCGCGTCCGGGAGCGCATCGCGGCAGGTCAAGGCGGTGTCACAGAACGGGGAGGTCGCGCTGTCCTTCGCCGCGGTCCCCGACCGGGTGCGGGTCGAGACCGACAACGGGGCGGTGAAGGTCGAGGTCCCCGAGGACCGCTACCGGGTCACCACCCGGACCGACAACGGCGACGTCCGCGCCGACGTGCCCGACGACCCCGGCGGGACGCACGCGATCGACGTCCGGACCGGGAACGGGTCGATCACGCTGCGGACGGCCGCGCCCTGA
- a CDS encoding efflux RND transporter periplasmic adaptor subunit, translating into MNRPFKRRSLLLNGALGALLLAGAGTAYLTLGEGDGGAAASTRVSQVARGTVTASVSASGSVDSARSRALSFGASGTVTAINVKVGEKVGEGDVLAQLDQTEALENVNVAKANLAAAEEGDTESEKGYASYLQAKNSYNSALRAYQGTVLKAPFAGTVTAVNGTVGGSSSGSSGSSGSSSSAAGGVGGTGAGSSSSASSSSGSGFIEIADTTDLQVQGEFTESDTTKLKVGQAATVSFDALTGTTATGKITAIGLSPATTDNVVKFPATITLDEAPSGVRLGQTATVEIVVAEAADVLYVPSAAVTTAGGQSTVTVVRDGRNVATTVEIGVEGDQGTEIESGLQEGDRVVVASTGASTGQSGQGGMPGGMMRGGGPGGGGAPGGGGGGGRP; encoded by the coding sequence ATGAATCGGCCCTTCAAACGCCGGTCGCTCCTGCTCAACGGCGCGCTCGGTGCGCTGCTGCTCGCCGGGGCCGGCACCGCATACCTCACCCTCGGTGAGGGGGACGGCGGCGCGGCCGCGTCCACCCGCGTCTCGCAGGTCGCGCGCGGGACGGTCACCGCTTCGGTGTCGGCGTCCGGCTCGGTGGACAGCGCGCGGAGCCGCGCGCTGTCGTTCGGCGCCTCCGGCACCGTCACGGCGATCAACGTCAAGGTGGGAGAGAAGGTCGGCGAGGGCGACGTCCTGGCGCAACTCGACCAGACCGAGGCGCTCGAGAACGTCAACGTCGCCAAGGCGAACCTCGCCGCCGCCGAAGAGGGCGACACCGAGTCGGAGAAGGGTTACGCGAGCTACCTGCAGGCGAAGAACTCCTACAACTCCGCCCTGCGCGCCTACCAGGGGACCGTCCTGAAGGCCCCGTTCGCGGGGACGGTCACCGCCGTGAACGGGACGGTCGGCGGTTCGTCGTCCGGTTCGTCCGGTAGCTCGGGCTCGTCGTCGTCGGCGGCGGGCGGGGTCGGCGGGACGGGCGCGGGCTCGTCCTCGTCGGCCTCGTCCTCGTCGGGTTCGGGCTTCATCGAGATCGCCGACACCACGGACCTGCAGGTACAAGGCGAGTTCACCGAGTCCGACACCACCAAGCTGAAGGTCGGGCAGGCCGCGACGGTCTCGTTCGACGCGCTGACCGGCACCACCGCGACCGGAAAGATCACCGCGATCGGTCTGTCGCCGGCCACCACCGACAACGTCGTGAAGTTCCCCGCGACGATCACGCTCGACGAGGCGCCGTCCGGCGTCCGGCTCGGGCAGACCGCCACGGTCGAGATCGTCGTCGCGGAGGCCGCGGACGTCCTGTACGTGCCGAGCGCGGCCGTCACGACGGCGGGCGGGCAGAGCACGGTCACGGTCGTGCGCGACGGGCGGAACGTCGCGACCACCGTGGAGATCGGCGTCGAGGGCGACCAGGGCACCGAGATCGAGTCCGGGCTGCAGGAGGGCGACCGGGTGGTCGTCGCCTCCACCGGTGCGAGCACCGGCCAGAGCGGCCAGGGCGGGATGCCGGGCGGCATGATGCGCGGCGGCGGCCCCGGCGGCGGCGGTGCCCCGGGCGGCGGCGGGGGCGGGGGCCGCCCATGA
- a CDS encoding ABC transporter ATP-binding protein encodes MTPPVLDLRDVTKMYGTGDTTVHALRGVSLTVPRGDYVAVMGASGSGKSTLMNIVGCLDVPSGGRYLLNGVDVDGMDEQSLALLRNRRIGFVFQSFNLIPRMSARANVELPLAYGGVKGAERRRRALAALREVGLADRTRHEPNELSGGQQQRVAVARALVTAPSLLLADEPTGALDSGSTADVLGVFDRLSLAGRTIVVITHEDDVAAHAKRVVRLVDGRIVDDARRAPVEGPPPRASWVTGGVR; translated from the coding sequence ATGACGCCGCCCGTCCTCGACCTGCGCGACGTGACCAAGATGTACGGGACGGGCGACACCACCGTCCACGCGCTGCGCGGCGTCTCGCTCACCGTGCCGCGCGGCGACTACGTCGCCGTCATGGGCGCGTCCGGCTCCGGCAAGTCGACCCTGATGAACATCGTCGGCTGCCTCGACGTGCCCAGCGGCGGCCGGTACCTCCTCAACGGCGTCGACGTCGACGGCATGGACGAGCAGAGCCTCGCGCTCCTGCGCAACCGCCGCATCGGGTTCGTCTTCCAGTCCTTCAACCTCATCCCGCGCATGAGCGCACGGGCCAACGTCGAGCTGCCGCTCGCCTACGGCGGCGTCAAGGGCGCGGAACGCCGCCGCCGGGCGCTCGCCGCCCTCCGCGAGGTCGGCCTCGCCGACCGCACCCGGCACGAGCCGAACGAGCTGTCGGGCGGCCAGCAGCAGCGCGTCGCCGTCGCGCGGGCCCTCGTCACCGCGCCGTCGCTGCTGCTCGCCGACGAGCCGACCGGCGCGCTCGACAGCGGCTCCACCGCCGACGTCCTCGGCGTCTTCGACCGGCTCAGCCTCGCCGGACGCACCATCGTCGTCATCACCCACGAGGACGACGTCGCCGCCCACGCCAAGCGCGTCGTCCGGCTCGTCGACGGGCGGATCGTGGACGACGCGCGGCGCGCCCCCGTCGAGGGCCCGCCGCCCCGCGCGTCCTGGGTCACCGGGGGCGTCCGGTGA